In Treponema vincentii, a single window of DNA contains:
- a CDS encoding mechanosensitive ion channel family protein, whose protein sequence is MTSISNVIENFTGFFTTETNEILTAKIWSITQFIVILFVLSLFFRVVNSIVKKITVKKCSLQIQHVINKIIRYAGFTVMVLTAFHRLGIDISAILGAAGIAGVAIGFAAQTSISNIISGLFVITERAFKINDTIEVNGTIGTVQAINLLSVILKTFDSQYVRIPNETIIKANLINYSQFPYRRVKTELSVAYGTDLRRTEQILLAVAKNNAFTLDDPAPSILWTSFSSSSIDFTLMTWTKIEDFRNLRNSLFIEIDEKLKQENIIVPFQQLDIHIKDD, encoded by the coding sequence ATGACCAGTATAAGCAATGTTATCGAAAATTTCACCGGCTTTTTTACTACCGAAACAAACGAAATACTCACTGCAAAAATATGGAGTATTACACAATTTATTGTAATTCTTTTTGTTCTCTCTCTCTTCTTTAGAGTAGTTAATTCCATCGTAAAAAAAATTACCGTAAAAAAATGTTCACTGCAAATACAGCATGTAATCAATAAGATTATCCGATACGCGGGTTTTACTGTCATGGTGTTAACAGCCTTTCATCGTTTAGGCATAGATATCAGTGCAATACTCGGAGCTGCGGGAATTGCCGGCGTTGCTATTGGCTTTGCAGCACAAACTTCAATATCAAATATTATTTCCGGACTCTTTGTTATAACCGAACGGGCATTTAAAATAAACGACACTATCGAAGTAAACGGGACAATAGGCACTGTGCAAGCAATTAATTTATTGTCGGTTATTCTCAAAACATTTGACAGCCAATATGTCAGAATTCCGAATGAGACCATCATAAAAGCAAACCTGATTAATTACTCACAGTTTCCGTATCGGCGTGTAAAGACGGAATTGTCCGTCGCTTATGGTACTGATTTAAGAAGAACGGAACAAATTCTATTAGCCGTTGCAAAAAACAATGCATTCACTCTTGATGATCCGGCGCCTTCAATTCTTTGGACAAGCTTTTCAAGTTCAAGTATTGATTTTACGCTTATGACATGGACAAAAATCGAAGACTTTAGAAATTTACGTAATTCATTATTCATCGAAATAGATGAAAAGCTTAAACAGGAAAATATAATCGTACCCTTCCAGCAACTCGACATTCATATAAAGGATGACTAA
- a CDS encoding dihydroorotate dehydrogenase, translating into MSKLTLDFLGLHLTNPLMTASGCFGYGTDYADFFDPNILGAAVLKGLTLEPRDGNAGVRIAETPSGMLNCVGLENVGYDEFVQRVLPEILPQLHIPLIININGKTAEEYAELAARLNGIAEVAAVELNISCPNVKHGGMAFGTDPAQTERVVSLVRAASRKPLIVKLSPNVTDITVFARIAEAQGADALSLINTVSGMAIDINTQKPLLGNIFGGLSGPAVKPIAVRMVYQVSQVTSLPIVGMGGIRTAEDAIEFILAGASAVAVGCGLFNNPCAAVEILDGLERYCERHQTAVTDLVGRSHPDGGAAYRSKLKHRSTVRNTVQ; encoded by the coding sequence ATGAGCAAACTTACCTTGGATTTTTTAGGTTTACATTTAACGAATCCGTTGATGACGGCGAGCGGCTGTTTCGGCTACGGTACCGACTATGCGGATTTCTTTGATCCGAATATACTCGGTGCGGCGGTACTGAAGGGGTTAACGCTTGAGCCGCGGGACGGTAATGCAGGGGTGCGGATTGCAGAAACGCCGTCCGGTATGCTCAACTGCGTCGGCTTGGAAAATGTCGGCTATGATGAGTTTGTGCAGCGGGTATTGCCGGAAATCCTTCCGCAGCTGCACATCCCGTTGATTATTAATATTAACGGCAAAACCGCAGAAGAATATGCGGAACTTGCCGCCCGGCTGAACGGCATCGCGGAAGTCGCGGCCGTAGAGCTCAATATTTCCTGCCCGAATGTAAAGCACGGAGGGATGGCTTTCGGTACCGATCCGGCGCAAACGGAGCGGGTGGTCTCACTGGTACGGGCGGCAAGCCGGAAACCGCTCATTGTGAAGCTGTCGCCGAACGTTACCGACATTACGGTTTTTGCCCGCATCGCGGAGGCCCAAGGCGCGGATGCCTTGTCGCTGATTAACACGGTTTCCGGTATGGCAATCGACATCAATACCCAAAAGCCTCTGCTCGGCAATATTTTCGGCGGACTGTCCGGCCCTGCGGTAAAGCCCATCGCGGTCAGGATGGTCTATCAGGTGTCGCAGGTTACGTCGCTGCCGATCGTCGGGATGGGCGGTATACGGACTGCGGAGGACGCAATCGAATTTATACTTGCAGGCGCTTCGGCAGTTGCGGTCGGCTGCGGTCTTTTTAATAATCCTTGCGCTGCGGTAGAAATACTTGACGGTCTTGAACGGTATTGTGAAAGGCATCAAACTGCCGTTACGGATTTGGTCGGCCGCAGCCATCCCGACGGAGGCGCTGCATACCGCAGCAAACTCAAACATCGCAGTACTGTTCGCAATACCGTTCAATAA
- a CDS encoding ABC transporter permease, producing MLKMPASNKPVDPLLVFTIIFTMVSLIVFAVIPLVKVLIQSFISYEGVVSFDAYLRAFTSEENFKALSHSLTLGAASGILSTAIGFLFAYSAAYVHMRWKRLFNLIAMLPIVSPPFAIALSIILLFGSRGLISYTLLGLQDVNIYGFRGLLFAQTLSYFPIAYLLLNGVLGSIDPSIEEAARNMGASRGKTFLHVTLPLCLPGIANAFLLVFIKSVADFGNPITIGGNYQTLATQIYYQAIGNYDMQGGAAVAILLLLISIGLFALSKLWVEKKTFVTITGKAARGRVLIDEKHIAAPINAGCYFISFIVIGLYILIPLVSFVKLWGINYTFTLEHYRYAFGIGMKSLRDSTLMAALATPVTGILAMVIAFLTVRKRFVGRKAMELISMLGMTVPGTVMGIGYVLSFNTPPLVLTGTMLIIVLSYVFRYLPVGVQSGVTSLKQIDPSIEEAAADLGANSFTTFTTVTLPLIKTAFFGGLVYTFVKSMTSISAVIFLVSARYKLLTVSILDQVDSGKFGVASALSTMLIVVVYIAIAILYRLIRLLGVNKKDIKLT from the coding sequence ATGCTGAAGATGCCGGCGTCAAACAAACCGGTTGATCCGCTTTTAGTGTTTACCATTATATTTACAATGGTTTCGCTGATTGTGTTTGCCGTTATCCCATTAGTAAAAGTACTCATTCAAAGTTTTATTTCGTATGAAGGTGTCGTTTCCTTTGATGCATATCTCCGTGCGTTTACGTCGGAAGAAAATTTTAAGGCACTCAGTCATAGTTTGACGCTTGGGGCAGCGAGCGGCATCCTTTCTACTGCTATCGGTTTTTTGTTTGCCTACAGTGCCGCTTATGTCCACATGCGCTGGAAGCGGCTTTTCAACCTGATTGCCATGCTTCCGATTGTTTCGCCGCCTTTTGCCATCGCATTGTCGATTATCTTGTTGTTCGGCAGCAGGGGGCTGATTTCTTACACGCTGCTCGGTTTACAGGATGTGAATATCTACGGATTCCGCGGGCTTTTGTTTGCACAAACGCTCTCGTACTTTCCTATTGCATACTTGCTTTTAAACGGAGTGCTCGGTTCGATTGATCCTTCAATTGAAGAAGCAGCCCGCAATATGGGTGCTTCACGGGGCAAGACCTTTCTTCACGTTACGTTGCCGCTTTGCTTACCCGGTATTGCGAACGCATTTTTGCTGGTATTTATCAAATCGGTTGCCGACTTCGGGAATCCCATCACCATCGGCGGCAACTATCAAACCTTAGCGACACAAATTTACTATCAGGCAATCGGTAATTATGATATGCAGGGCGGCGCAGCAGTGGCTATTTTATTGCTGCTGATTTCGATCGGTCTTTTTGCGCTTAGTAAGCTCTGGGTAGAAAAGAAAACCTTTGTTACCATTACCGGCAAGGCGGCACGCGGACGAGTGCTCATTGATGAAAAACATATCGCAGCGCCCATCAATGCAGGCTGCTATTTTATTTCGTTCATCGTTATCGGCTTGTATATCCTCATTCCGCTTGTTTCGTTCGTTAAACTGTGGGGTATTAATTATACGTTCACTCTTGAACACTACCGGTATGCATTCGGTATCGGTATGAAGAGTCTCCGTGATTCAACGTTGATGGCGGCGCTTGCGACTCCGGTTACCGGTATATTGGCAATGGTTATCGCCTTTTTAACGGTACGTAAGCGGTTTGTCGGTAGAAAAGCAATGGAATTGATTTCGATGCTCGGTATGACGGTGCCGGGTACGGTCATGGGAATCGGTTATGTGCTGTCCTTTAATACTCCGCCGCTTGTGCTTACCGGTACAATGCTCATCATCGTGCTGTCGTATGTGTTCCGCTATCTTCCCGTCGGCGTACAATCGGGTGTAACCTCATTAAAGCAGATTGATCCTTCTATAGAAGAAGCAGCGGCTGATTTAGGCGCGAACTCGTTTACGACATTTACAACCGTTACACTGCCGCTCATTAAAACCGCATTTTTCGGCGGACTCGTCTACACTTTTGTAAAGAGTATGACATCGATCAGCGCCGTTATCTTTTTGGTATCGGCACGGTACAAGCTTTTGACGGTTTCCATTCTCGATCAGGTAGACTCGGGAAAATTCGGCGTCGCTTCGGCCTTATCAACGATGCTGATTGTCGTTGTATACATTGCGATTGCAATCCTCTACCGGCTGATACGGTTGCTCGGCGTAAATAAAAAAGACATTAAATTGACATAA
- the pyrE gene encoding orotate phosphoribosyltransferase, with the protein MCNPICRDKKEIEIAVARTLFEVKAVKINVAEPFTFASGIRSPIYCDNRSLLGWPQQRTLITEAFTQLIPADTDVIAGVATAGVPWAAFIANALNKPLAYVRSAPKDHGTGSTIEGAAVAGKKIALIEDLISTGKSSIGAVKSLRAAGAAEVSLKAIFSYQFAQADANFKNENCPFESLSRFSVLIELLQKEKYLSPEEAAIALEWNKEPETWFDRVRRG; encoded by the coding sequence GTGTGTAATCCGATTTGTCGTGATAAAAAAGAAATAGAAATTGCGGTTGCCCGCACGCTCTTTGAGGTAAAAGCCGTCAAGATTAACGTTGCGGAGCCCTTCACCTTTGCTTCGGGGATACGCAGCCCTATCTATTGCGATAACCGCTCTCTTTTAGGTTGGCCTCAGCAGCGCACCCTCATTACGGAGGCCTTTACACAATTAATTCCTGCCGATACCGATGTGATTGCGGGCGTTGCTACGGCGGGAGTTCCGTGGGCGGCCTTCATTGCAAATGCCTTGAACAAACCGCTTGCCTACGTGCGTTCCGCACCGAAAGATCACGGAACTGGCAGCACAATAGAAGGGGCAGCCGTTGCGGGTAAGAAGATAGCGCTTATCGAAGATTTAATCTCGACAGGAAAGAGCAGCATCGGCGCGGTGAAGTCCTTACGTGCAGCCGGAGCCGCAGAAGTGAGTTTAAAAGCGATTTTTTCTTATCAATTTGCGCAAGCTGATGCCAATTTTAAAAACGAAAACTGCCCCTTTGAATCGCTTTCCCGTTTTTCGGTTTTAATTGAGCTCTTGCAAAAAGAAAAGTATTTAAGCCCCGAAGAAGCCGCTATCGCGCTTGAATGGAACAAGGAACCCGAAACTTGGTTTGACCGTGTACGGCGCGGGTAA
- a CDS encoding ABC transporter ATP-binding protein has product MVKNEKSQPVRLEHIVKEYVSPDKSVFRAVNDIDLTINAGEFVTLLGPSGCGKTTTLRMIAGFETPTSGDMFLGNERINSLTPDKRDTAMVFQSYALFPHYDVFNNISYGLRLRKLSKEEISRKVGAMIELVGLTGMESRFPTQISGGQQQRVALARALIMEPAVMLFDEPLSNLDAKLRVNMRTEIRKIQRKLGVTSIYVTHDQAEAMALSDRIIIMNKGKIEQVGTPQEVYLRPASVFVADFIGRANFIKGEVKGRDEHGLAVELYGTVLHITNYAKKQFAVGDTVTAVVRPESVTVGTEGQFEGDIVMSAFMGAHQEYRVKLGDIVLDAEQLNPMGGKLFAENEHVSIRLHEDSIYIVD; this is encoded by the coding sequence ATGGTAAAGAATGAGAAATCTCAACCGGTACGGTTAGAGCACATTGTAAAAGAATATGTTTCTCCCGATAAGTCGGTGTTCCGCGCGGTCAATGATATTGATCTTACCATCAATGCAGGCGAATTCGTAACGCTGCTTGGTCCTTCCGGCTGCGGAAAAACCACTACGCTGCGGATGATCGCAGGTTTTGAAACACCGACGTCAGGCGATATGTTTCTGGGAAATGAGCGGATTAATAGTTTAACTCCTGATAAGCGCGATACTGCGATGGTGTTCCAATCGTATGCGTTATTTCCCCATTATGATGTGTTTAATAACATTTCATACGGATTGAGGCTCCGTAAATTATCTAAAGAAGAAATCAGCCGAAAGGTCGGAGCGATGATTGAGCTGGTCGGGCTAACCGGTATGGAAAGCCGCTTCCCAACGCAGATATCCGGCGGACAGCAGCAGCGTGTGGCACTTGCCCGTGCCCTCATTATGGAACCTGCTGTAATGCTGTTTGATGAACCGCTGTCTAACCTCGATGCAAAACTGCGCGTAAATATGCGTACCGAAATCCGCAAGATTCAGCGTAAGCTCGGTGTTACGAGTATCTATGTAACCCACGATCAGGCGGAAGCAATGGCGCTTTCCGACCGTATCATCATTATGAATAAGGGGAAGATAGAGCAGGTAGGAACACCGCAAGAAGTATATCTGCGTCCTGCTTCTGTTTTTGTCGCCGACTTTATCGGGCGGGCAAACTTTATTAAGGGCGAGGTAAAGGGGCGTGATGAGCACGGCCTTGCCGTTGAACTGTACGGTACGGTGTTGCACATAACAAATTATGCAAAAAAGCAATTCGCCGTAGGCGACACGGTAACCGCCGTAGTGCGCCCCGAATCCGTAACGGTCGGTACGGAAGGTCAGTTTGAAGGCGATATTGTGATGTCTGCTTTTATGGGCGCACACCAAGAGTACCGAGTTAAACTCGGCGATATCGTACTGGATGCCGAACAACTTAACCCGATGGGCGGTAAGCTGTTTGCAGAAAATGAGCATGTATCTATCCGTCTGCATGAGGATAGCATATATATAGTAGATTAG
- a CDS encoding MATE family efflux transporter, translated as MDSKEQRRFNILTKPIFPLLVKMSIPTIIGMLISVIYNLTDTFFVGQLHNRSMIAAIGVVFSFVSVIQAIGFWYGYGSGNVMSKKIGAKDYAEAEIFSSIGIVIAIVTGIVIAIAAYIFVVPLAKLIGGSASQDVLTFTVQYLKIIIISIPFSLYAITVYNQLRLCGNVRDGMIGLLSGMLSNMALDPLLMFPLNMGFIGAGYATLIGQIIGCIVLTLLAKRHESISFNLKKVQCNKARMYHILAGGLPNFSRQAITGAALVLLNVTAAHYGESMIAALTISSKVVALAFMIMIGWGQGFQPICAMNYGAKKYSRVKRAFITTVAVGTVFLTIASIILYIFAEQCMQMMSNDDEVVSTGIKILRMQCFSLPLLGAFAVSSMFMQNIGNYFSALLISISRQGFFYVPLLYVLPALYGKTGIYLLQPVSDFLSFLFAVTVVCRWYGKKNPSNSCTN; from the coding sequence ATGGATTCAAAAGAGCAAAGACGATTCAATATTTTAACAAAACCGATTTTTCCGCTATTGGTCAAAATGTCAATTCCGACAATAATCGGCATGTTGATCAGCGTTATATATAATTTAACCGATACCTTTTTTGTCGGACAATTACACAACAGATCAATGATTGCGGCAATCGGTGTGGTGTTCAGTTTTGTCAGTGTTATTCAAGCAATCGGGTTTTGGTATGGCTACGGCAGCGGTAATGTAATGTCAAAAAAAATCGGCGCAAAAGACTATGCGGAAGCGGAAATTTTTTCTTCAATAGGTATTGTCATTGCAATCGTAACCGGCATCGTAATCGCAATCGCAGCATATATTTTTGTTGTACCGCTTGCAAAACTGATCGGCGGTAGTGCATCGCAGGATGTACTCACCTTTACAGTGCAGTACTTAAAGATCATTATCATCAGCATTCCGTTCAGTTTATACGCAATAACCGTGTATAATCAGCTGCGCCTGTGCGGGAATGTACGCGATGGAATGATCGGCTTACTTTCCGGAATGTTGAGCAATATGGCGCTGGATCCGCTGCTGATGTTTCCGCTTAACATGGGGTTTATCGGTGCAGGCTATGCAACGCTCATCGGCCAGATAATCGGGTGCATTGTGTTGACGCTCTTAGCAAAACGACACGAGAGTATTTCGTTCAATCTAAAAAAAGTACAATGCAACAAGGCGCGCATGTATCATATTCTTGCGGGAGGGCTTCCTAATTTTTCGCGGCAGGCAATTACCGGTGCCGCATTGGTGCTGCTCAATGTTACGGCAGCGCACTACGGTGAAAGTATGATTGCTGCTTTGACGATAAGTTCAAAAGTTGTCGCATTGGCTTTTATGATTATGATCGGCTGGGGACAGGGGTTTCAACCGATTTGTGCAATGAATTACGGCGCAAAAAAATACTCCAGAGTAAAAAGAGCTTTTATTACTACCGTTGCCGTGGGTACCGTTTTTTTAACAATCGCCTCAATAATCTTATACATCTTTGCCGAACAATGTATGCAGATGATGTCAAACGATGATGAAGTTGTATCTACCGGAATTAAGATACTCAGGATGCAATGCTTCTCGCTGCCGTTGCTCGGCGCTTTTGCCGTCAGCAGTATGTTCATGCAGAATATCGGCAATTATTTTTCAGCGCTCCTGATATCAATTTCACGGCAAGGCTTTTTTTATGTGCCGCTCTTATATGTTTTACCTGCCCTATACGGAAAAACCGGGATCTACCTGTTGCAGCCGGTTTCCGATTTTTTATCGTTCCTGTTTGCCGTTACGGTGGTGTGTAGGTGGTATGGGAAAAAGAACCCATCCAATAGTTGTACAAATTAG
- a CDS encoding dihydroorotase: protein MLILKNGKTIRNEIIDLVINGGIIEDIIIKQGISGQCCSKEGDAVQDSQEIDLEGRLVMPGIIDLHTHMRDPGLTHKEDFYTGSRACAKGGITTFFDMPNTQPPTVTAQALAEKIAQAARVSAVNFGFHFGASKNNNIDEIRRVIGSGQARSTKVFMNVSTGLMLIEDTALLAEIFKAGGLVFVHAEAEMIGKAIELNARYGNGLYICHISSEEEMRTVIKAKQNPELHNRQHPIYAEVTPHHLFLHTGMREASPEADMLLRMKPELKAQSDTAFLMQAVRDGYVDTIGTDHAPHTLDEKLAQLTFGIPGAETSLALMLTAAAEGNITLPLLQKLMSENPAAILGLTRKGVLAKGADADITVADTAVHWQLGRKDIVSKCGWSPFEGWNFIGKNYMTIVNGNIVYRDGRFAADLRERPAGRFVFQA from the coding sequence GTGCTCATACTCAAAAACGGGAAAACCATCCGCAACGAAATTATCGACCTTGTAATCAACGGCGGTATAATTGAAGATATCATCATCAAACAGGGTATATCCGGTCAGTGCTGTTCAAAAGAGGGGGATGCCGTACAGGATTCGCAGGAAATTGATTTGGAAGGTCGCCTCGTTATGCCGGGTATTATCGACCTGCATACCCACATGAGAGATCCGGGGCTTACCCATAAAGAAGATTTTTATACCGGTTCGCGTGCTTGTGCAAAAGGCGGCATAACGACTTTTTTTGATATGCCGAATACGCAGCCGCCGACGGTAACGGCTCAGGCGCTTGCGGAAAAAATTGCACAGGCGGCGCGGGTTTCAGCCGTTAATTTCGGCTTCCACTTCGGCGCTTCAAAAAACAATAATATTGATGAAATCCGGCGCGTTATCGGCAGCGGTCAGGCGCGCAGTACGAAGGTGTTTATGAATGTGAGCACCGGTCTTATGCTGATTGAAGACACCGCTCTGCTGGCTGAAATTTTTAAGGCCGGCGGCTTGGTCTTTGTCCATGCCGAAGCGGAGATGATCGGTAAGGCGATTGAGCTGAATGCCCGCTATGGGAACGGTCTGTATATTTGTCATATTTCTTCCGAAGAAGAGATGCGAACGGTCATCAAGGCGAAGCAAAATCCTGAATTACATAACCGGCAGCATCCCATCTATGCGGAAGTAACGCCTCATCATCTTTTTTTACATACCGGTATGCGGGAAGCGAGCCCCGAAGCCGATATGCTGTTGCGGATGAAGCCCGAACTGAAAGCGCAATCCGATACTGCATTTTTGATGCAGGCCGTCCGGGACGGCTACGTCGATACCATCGGCACCGATCACGCGCCTCATACGCTGGATGAAAAACTGGCACAGCTGACTTTCGGCATCCCCGGCGCCGAAACCTCGCTGGCGCTGATGCTCACTGCGGCGGCGGAAGGAAATATCACGCTGCCGCTGCTTCAAAAGCTGATGAGTGAAAATCCTGCTGCAATCCTCGGGCTAACGCGCAAGGGGGTACTTGCAAAAGGCGCCGATGCCGATATTACCGTTGCCGACACCGCGGTACACTGGCAGCTCGGCCGAAAGGACATAGTATCGAAATGCGGGTGGTCTCCTTTTGAGGGCTGGAACTTTATCGGTAAAAATTATATGACTATTGTAAACGGCAACATAGTCTACCGCGACGGCCGTTTCGCCGCCGACTTACGGGAACGCCCCGCCGGACGTTTCGTATTTCAGGCATAG
- the pyrF gene encoding orotidine-5'-phosphate decarboxylase has product MEKTQCGTISSAVREKLIVALDYNTLDQAAALVEQLGNSVTVYKAGLEIFLRTKGAIVDYLHGKNQKVFLDLKFHDITNTVVQACLFAAEQNVFMFNVHCSNSEKTMRAVAEMLKEKGSQSICIGVTVLTNLNAQDLQQFYGAAVDVETTVEAMAAAVSNAGLQGIVCSAQEAAAIKQRFGKSFITVCPGVRPAFTQSGSYAQNRKEDQARVMTAYEAVKNGADYLVVGRPITQHPDPVQAVYAVLEEIRRATED; this is encoded by the coding sequence ATGGAAAAAACACAATGCGGAACCATCAGCAGCGCTGTCCGCGAAAAATTGATTGTTGCGTTGGACTATAACACACTCGACCAAGCAGCCGCCCTCGTGGAGCAGCTCGGCAATAGTGTTACGGTGTATAAGGCAGGGCTCGAAATTTTCTTACGGACGAAGGGAGCCATTGTCGATTACTTGCACGGAAAAAACCAAAAGGTGTTTTTGGATTTAAAGTTCCACGATATTACCAACACGGTTGTACAGGCCTGCCTTTTTGCGGCGGAGCAAAATGTATTCATGTTCAACGTACATTGCTCCAACAGCGAAAAAACCATGCGGGCAGTCGCCGAGATGCTCAAAGAAAAAGGCTCTCAGAGCATTTGCATCGGCGTAACGGTCTTAACCAATTTAAACGCACAAGACTTACAGCAATTCTACGGAGCTGCCGTCGATGTCGAAACAACCGTCGAAGCGATGGCTGCCGCTGTCAGCAATGCCGGTTTGCAGGGTATTGTCTGTTCTGCGCAGGAGGCTGCCGCTATTAAACAGCGTTTCGGTAAGAGTTTCATTACCGTATGTCCGGGAGTCCGCCCAGCCTTTACCCAAAGCGGCTCGTATGCTCAAAACCGCAAAGAAGATCAGGCGCGGGTGATGACTGCTTACGAAGCGGTAAAAAACGGTGCCGATTATTTGGTGGTCGGCCGACCGATTACCCAACATCCCGATCCCGTTCAGGCTGTATATGCGGTTTTGGAGGAGATTAGACGGGCAACGGAGGACTAA
- a CDS encoding MurR/RpiR family transcriptional regulator, which yields MNTESETTVSVLYTIKNQYGSLSEKERLIADFIIEHKGATVDPSITELAAQIGISEATLVRFVKKLGYQGYQKFRIALARESAADNAHIFEIAVDGDEQEEDVIDRIFKHTIQALESSRKLLDKKAVIKAAELMTTARHLLLFGFGGSNVNARDAYHKLLRTGLACMYTDEFHMQLMLASQACAEDVALLFSHSGRNYDIVALAEELKTHKCPIVVITSYDNSPLAHCADILLTVSPVLNSVISESFSDSLAVGTLINVLYVEVMNRLKETGLQNLAKMRRAIAGRRI from the coding sequence ATGAATACAGAAAGCGAAACAACAGTAAGTGTTCTTTATACTATTAAAAACCAGTATGGATCACTCAGTGAAAAAGAACGGCTCATTGCAGATTTTATTATCGAGCACAAAGGGGCTACTGTTGATCCAAGTATCACCGAGCTGGCAGCACAAATCGGTATCAGCGAGGCGACACTGGTACGGTTTGTTAAAAAGCTCGGTTATCAAGGCTATCAGAAATTCCGTATTGCGCTTGCCCGCGAAAGTGCTGCCGATAATGCGCATATTTTTGAAATAGCGGTTGACGGAGATGAGCAGGAAGAAGATGTTATCGACCGTATCTTTAAACATACCATACAGGCGCTCGAATCCAGCCGGAAACTCCTCGATAAAAAAGCCGTCATAAAAGCAGCGGAGCTTATGACAACTGCCCGACATTTGCTGCTGTTCGGATTCGGCGGTTCAAATGTAAACGCCCGCGATGCTTATCATAAGCTGTTACGGACGGGGCTTGCATGTATGTACACTGATGAATTTCACATGCAGCTCATGCTCGCTTCACAGGCATGCGCTGAGGATGTGGCATTGCTGTTTAGCCATTCGGGAAGAAATTATGATATTGTTGCGTTGGCAGAGGAGTTGAAAACACATAAATGCCCGATCGTTGTCATAACCAGTTATGACAACTCACCGCTTGCGCATTGTGCGGATATATTGCTGACGGTGAGTCCCGTACTCAATTCGGTTATTTCGGAATCGTTTTCGGACAGTTTGGCGGTGGGTACGCTCATTAATGTGCTCTACGTTGAGGTCATGAATAGGCTGAAAGAAACCGGCTTACAGAACTTAGCAAAAATGCGCAGAGCAATTGCAGGGAGAAGAATATGA
- a CDS encoding ABC transporter substrate-binding protein: MKKMCSMMLAAIVAAGMLFAMGGQAEQGNGKPKHLTMYVGYVEEYGMKVAAEFEKATGIHVDFVRMSAGEALSRIRAEKANPKASVWYGGSADSFITAKGEGLLEAYVSPSAAKIAPNFKDAEGYWTGLTVGYLGFICDKRWFEDHPGVAYPESWNDLLKPEFKGQIIVSNPGSASTGYLLLSTMVQMRGEKEGIQYMKALNGQVKQYTKSGEAPSRSAALGECAVGITFLHNGIRLMKQGYTNIHLSVPKDGTSYEVGSVAMIKGAPEAEAAKIFIDWCMTPACLEIGQKYTDSYHFLTNPDAHTPDEAVALRDTKLIKYDFIWSGQNKNRLLEAWNNAIKSK, encoded by the coding sequence ATGAAAAAAATGTGCAGTATGATGCTTGCAGCGATCGTTGCTGCAGGAATGCTCTTTGCTATGGGTGGGCAAGCGGAGCAGGGGAATGGAAAACCGAAACATTTGACGATGTATGTCGGTTATGTTGAAGAGTACGGTATGAAGGTTGCAGCAGAGTTTGAAAAAGCAACCGGTATTCACGTCGATTTTGTACGTATGAGCGCAGGCGAAGCCTTGAGCCGGATTCGTGCGGAAAAAGCAAACCCGAAAGCAAGCGTATGGTACGGCGGATCTGCCGATTCGTTCATCACTGCAAAGGGTGAGGGATTATTGGAAGCATACGTTTCGCCGTCTGCCGCAAAAATTGCACCGAACTTTAAAGATGCGGAAGGTTATTGGACAGGGCTTACCGTAGGCTATCTCGGTTTTATCTGCGACAAACGCTGGTTTGAAGATCACCCCGGTGTCGCCTATCCTGAATCGTGGAACGACTTATTAAAGCCTGAATTTAAAGGACAAATTATCGTATCGAATCCCGGTTCTGCATCCACCGGTTATTTGTTGCTTTCAACAATGGTACAGATGCGGGGAGAAAAAGAAGGTATTCAGTATATGAAGGCGTTGAACGGTCAAGTTAAGCAGTATACTAAAAGCGGTGAAGCGCCGTCCCGGTCGGCTGCGCTCGGCGAATGCGCCGTCGGTATTACCTTTTTGCACAACGGTATCCGGTTGATGAAACAAGGTTATACCAACATTCATCTTTCCGTTCCGAAAGATGGTACCAGTTACGAGGTTGGATCCGTTGCTATGATCAAAGGCGCTCCCGAGGCTGAAGCTGCCAAGATATTCATCGACTGGTGTATGACTCCCGCGTGCCTCGAAATCGGTCAGAAATATACCGACTCCTATCACTTCTTGACTAATCCCGATGCGCATACTCCCGATGAAGCTGTTGCATTACGTGATACCAAGCTCATTAAATATGATTTTATCTGGTCGGGTCAAAACAAGAACCGCCTGCTCGAAGCATGGAACAACGCAATTAAGTCAAAGTAG